One part of the Alistipes onderdonkii genome encodes these proteins:
- a CDS encoding fimbrillin family protein codes for METRRYWLWAVFSLTTLISCGRGGDEALQPADDAIRFDDRIGDSAVPWTKGVQTDDGNFADFGVFAYYSPQGSYDAAASKPDYMYNVRVTRPAGGDWTYSPTKYWPQGKVSFFAYAPYDTDAAVSVSCGTGAPRVTYAVPDAVADHRDLLLSAPALDRTKEGGRVPLTFRHALAAVVFEASVDGTLSEGQSIRITGIRLGKFLHKATCHHELPDAITQTLATDAADREYALSEADGTLQGNSLVAVYPVYQPVSSATGCAMLWPQQIDDDDLLTVTVRYTSNGVTRESAIVRNIGDFVVSGSIEASKRYVFRLKFTPFGEMALTCVVQDWNQETIDVPDFD; via the coding sequence ATGGAAACACGAAGATATTGGCTTTGGGCGGTTTTCAGCCTGACGACTCTTATATCGTGCGGCAGGGGAGGGGATGAAGCCCTGCAACCCGCGGACGACGCCATCCGGTTCGACGACCGGATAGGGGATTCGGCCGTTCCATGGACGAAAGGCGTACAGACCGACGACGGCAACTTTGCCGACTTCGGGGTTTTCGCCTACTATTCGCCCCAGGGCAGCTACGATGCCGCCGCTTCGAAGCCCGATTACATGTACAATGTCCGGGTGACACGCCCCGCCGGAGGGGACTGGACCTATTCTCCGACGAAATACTGGCCCCAGGGAAAGGTCAGCTTCTTCGCCTATGCTCCGTATGACACCGATGCGGCGGTCTCCGTCTCATGCGGGACAGGCGCTCCGCGCGTCACCTATGCCGTTCCCGACGCCGTGGCGGATCACCGCGACCTGCTGCTGAGCGCCCCGGCCCTCGACCGGACGAAAGAGGGCGGCAGGGTGCCGCTGACATTCCGCCATGCGTTGGCGGCCGTGGTCTTCGAAGCCAGCGTCGACGGCACGCTCTCCGAGGGACAGTCGATACGCATAACCGGAATCCGTCTCGGAAAGTTCCTGCATAAGGCCACCTGCCACCACGAACTGCCGGACGCCATCACGCAGACCTTAGCGACGGACGCCGCCGACAGGGAGTACGCTCTCTCGGAGGCGGACGGCACGTTGCAGGGCAATTCGCTGGTTGCCGTCTATCCCGTCTACCAGCCGGTCTCCTCCGCAACGGGCTGCGCGATGCTTTGGCCGCAACAGATCGATGACGACGACCTGCTCACCGTCACGGTCCGCTACACGTCGAACGGCGTGACGCGGGAATCTGCAATAGTTCGGAATATCGGCGATTTCGTCGTCTCCGGCAGCATCGAAGCCAGCAAGCGATATGTTTTCAGACTGAAGTTCACCCCGTTCGGCGAGATGGCGCTGACCTGTGTGGTGCAGGACTGGAACCAGGAAACCATTGATGTCCCCGATTTCGATTGA
- a CDS encoding fimbrial protein codes for MKRLFHIAWMCLAVAACSKDELPGTHGEFASLTLSVASSQNDVKTRAVSADADEQRINNLYIFIFNPDGSVDCRNYISSLSASSWTGTIGGLTCGTGKSVAAIANTDNTVVDITREMLDGIASRAALDSCVVNLRGKFIERGTNFLMTGVAENVTVTAGSPVSATVPLTRVDSKIRFRVTEASGVTFTSDDWRVVSVPRKAGMMASRTDLCTDPAECFDTEWAHFEEDGKTFAFYSLESVLTPRAEIPVTAGTYEEQYALREKQDKTPTGAGIEVANGDYTYAPKTGTCVQLRGDIRYKDASSGVEISTDVVYTIHLGGVEGVDDYNLLRNTYYTYNVKIVSVDKIIIEVDSSKKTEEDERRPGVEGDVVMALQIKELDAYNEVFTLSFHQSNVDETMTWDVNTPFSRGAAGEHPADYKWIKFRINSKNSSNFYSSTDFRAYPGNDAVYTGTVSLDTYMTDVANGTDKLLYVDQLVNILQACKERYRTSGSGGSDHLFDSSDYMRFTAFVDEYYYETSPTDPSETAVNGLWKKFVNQQARVMNILSNLAYSPDRQSTKTNAIYSIRQSSIQTMYNIMDEENFTAWGTEMIQEETPVAFEKNTNDVSNPTYNDSNNGRANTLRMWLGGSTTKRWSDYVTTSTWTLKSDYEAAKYKCLRMNRDNDGDGTIDENEVQWYLAAINQLTDLWIGEWSFDQRARLYRKTTWTEGQEQYFASSTVHEKYLGYDNPIILWSSEGSSTGKLSQNYSSSISTPVYYRCVRNLGIPRTAAGTVKPDDMATYDAMTRRISLARIDQQSIRGYFQTAELPEHHEREAANKPWRIFEVLNTPSGGHGYNWESLRSAASAGNSPCPAGYRIPNQRELALMHSRIGNDGNWTLNNHFSRTRFQFDSGRPGFSVSQNNGVLYLLSGTGNYGGVRCVKDINE; via the coding sequence ATGAAACGATTATTCCATATAGCCTGGATGTGTCTGGCCGTCGCGGCGTGCTCGAAGGATGAATTGCCCGGAACGCATGGCGAGTTTGCCTCGCTGACGCTGAGCGTCGCCTCTTCGCAGAACGACGTGAAGACCCGCGCCGTGTCGGCCGATGCCGACGAACAGCGGATCAACAACCTCTACATCTTCATATTCAACCCGGACGGGTCGGTCGATTGCCGCAACTATATCTCCAGCCTGAGCGCATCGAGCTGGACCGGAACCATCGGCGGCCTGACGTGCGGCACGGGGAAAAGCGTGGCCGCCATTGCCAATACGGACAATACGGTCGTCGACATTACCCGCGAGATGCTCGACGGCATCGCCTCGCGTGCGGCGTTGGATTCGTGCGTGGTGAACCTCCGGGGCAAGTTCATCGAACGGGGCACCAACTTCCTGATGACGGGCGTCGCCGAGAATGTCACCGTCACGGCCGGCAGTCCCGTCTCGGCTACCGTGCCGCTGACACGCGTCGACTCCAAAATCCGCTTCCGCGTCACCGAGGCTTCGGGCGTCACCTTCACTTCCGACGACTGGCGCGTCGTGTCGGTTCCACGCAAGGCGGGGATGATGGCTTCGCGCACCGACCTGTGCACCGACCCCGCGGAGTGCTTCGATACGGAGTGGGCTCATTTCGAGGAGGACGGCAAGACCTTCGCCTTCTATTCGCTGGAGAGCGTCCTGACGCCCCGGGCCGAGATTCCCGTCACGGCGGGCACCTATGAGGAGCAGTATGCGCTGCGCGAGAAACAAGACAAGACCCCGACCGGCGCGGGAATCGAGGTCGCCAACGGCGACTATACCTATGCGCCGAAGACCGGAACCTGCGTCCAGTTGCGGGGTGACATACGCTACAAGGACGCGTCGTCGGGCGTGGAAATATCGACCGATGTGGTCTATACGATCCATCTCGGAGGCGTGGAAGGCGTCGACGACTACAACTTGCTCCGCAACACCTACTATACCTATAACGTGAAAATCGTGTCGGTGGACAAAATCATCATCGAGGTCGATTCGAGCAAGAAGACCGAGGAGGACGAGCGGCGTCCCGGCGTCGAGGGCGATGTCGTGATGGCGCTGCAGATCAAGGAGCTGGACGCGTACAACGAGGTGTTCACCCTGAGTTTCCACCAGAGCAACGTGGACGAGACCATGACCTGGGACGTCAACACCCCCTTCTCGCGGGGCGCCGCCGGCGAACATCCGGCCGACTACAAGTGGATAAAGTTCCGGATCAACAGCAAGAACAGCAGCAACTTCTACAGTAGCACCGATTTCCGCGCCTATCCGGGCAACGATGCGGTCTACACGGGGACGGTCTCGCTGGACACCTATATGACTGACGTGGCGAACGGGACGGACAAACTGCTGTATGTCGACCAGCTGGTGAATATCCTTCAGGCCTGCAAGGAGCGTTACCGTACCAGCGGAAGCGGGGGCTCCGACCACCTGTTCGACAGTAGCGACTACATGCGCTTCACGGCATTCGTCGACGAATACTATTACGAGACGAGCCCGACCGATCCTTCGGAAACGGCCGTGAACGGCTTGTGGAAGAAATTCGTCAACCAGCAGGCGCGGGTCATGAACATCCTTTCGAATCTGGCGTACAGCCCCGATCGCCAGAGCACGAAGACCAACGCCATCTATTCGATCCGCCAGTCCTCAATCCAGACCATGTATAACATCATGGACGAAGAGAATTTCACGGCCTGGGGCACGGAGATGATCCAGGAAGAAACGCCGGTCGCATTCGAAAAAAACACGAACGACGTTTCCAACCCGACATACAACGACTCGAACAACGGACGTGCGAATACGCTCCGGATGTGGCTGGGCGGCAGTACGACCAAACGCTGGAGCGATTACGTCACGACGTCGACCTGGACCCTGAAGTCCGATTACGAGGCTGCCAAATACAAATGTCTGCGGATGAACCGCGACAACGACGGCGACGGCACGATCGACGAGAACGAGGTGCAATGGTATCTGGCGGCCATCAACCAGTTGACGGATCTATGGATCGGCGAATGGTCCTTCGACCAGCGAGCCAGGCTTTACAGGAAAACGACCTGGACAGAGGGGCAGGAGCAGTATTTCGCCAGCAGTACGGTTCACGAGAAGTACCTTGGCTATGACAACCCCATAATCCTATGGTCATCCGAAGGCTCCTCGACCGGAAAACTTTCCCAAAATTATTCCAGTTCGATTTCTACTCCTGTTTATTATCGTTGTGTCCGTAATCTGGGAATTCCACGCACGGCCGCCGGAACCGTCAAGCCCGACGATATGGCCACCTACGATGCGATGACCCGCAGGATCTCGCTTGCCCGAATCGATCAGCAATCCATCCGCGGCTATTTCCAGACCGCCGAACTGCCCGAGCACCACGAACGCGAGGCGGCCAACAAACCTTGGAGGATATTCGAAGTTCTAAACACGCCATCCGGAGGCCATGGATATAATTGGGAGTCGCTGAGGAGCGCGGCAAGCGCAGGCAACTCCCCGTGTCCGGCAGGATACCGTATCCCCAACCAGCGGGAACTGGCGCTGATGCACTCCCGAATCGGCAATGACGGAAACTGGACACTCAACAACCATTTTTCGCGCACCCGCTTCCAGTTCGACTCGGGCCGCCCCGGATTTTCCGTTAGCCAGAATAACGGCGTACTGTATTTGTTGTCCGGCACAGGCAATTATGGCGGCGTGCGCTGCGTGAAAGATATAAACGAATAA
- a CDS encoding metal ABC transporter ATP-binding protein, with the protein MNLVTMRDVSVAYDGYEAIQHVDLEIGDDDFLGVIGPNGGGKTTLVKAILGTVPHTGEICLAPELFRGKERLIGYMPQLSDFDREFPISVLEVVLSGLQGRRGFRSPYTREDREKAMALLASSGIAETARQPIGEVSGGQMQRALLARAVISDPKLLILDEPANFVDNKFEKELYRTLHELNTHMAIVMVSHDIGTITSVVKEIVCVNRRVHRHRSNVLTEEQLRNYDCPIQLVSHGHIPHTVLEHHPGDGCCDHDSVR; encoded by the coding sequence ATGAATCTGGTAACGATGCGCGACGTAAGCGTCGCATACGACGGATACGAAGCCATTCAACATGTCGATCTGGAAATCGGCGACGACGATTTCCTGGGTGTCATAGGTCCCAACGGCGGCGGAAAGACGACGCTCGTGAAAGCCATACTCGGAACCGTGCCCCATACGGGCGAAATATGTTTGGCGCCGGAGTTGTTCCGGGGCAAGGAGCGGCTGATCGGCTATATGCCGCAGTTGTCGGATTTCGACCGGGAGTTTCCGATCTCGGTGCTCGAAGTCGTGCTGTCGGGATTGCAGGGCCGCCGCGGGTTCCGCTCCCCCTACACCCGGGAGGACCGCGAAAAGGCGATGGCGCTGCTGGCCTCGTCGGGGATTGCCGAAACGGCCCGCCAGCCGATCGGAGAGGTGTCGGGCGGCCAGATGCAGCGGGCGCTGCTGGCCCGGGCCGTGATCTCGGACCCGAAGCTGCTGATTCTGGACGAACCCGCGAATTTCGTGGACAACAAGTTCGAGAAAGAGCTTTACCGCACGCTGCACGAACTGAATACGCACATGGCAATCGTCATGGTGTCGCACGACATCGGCACGATCACGAGTGTCGTGAAAGAGATCGTCTGTGTCAACCGCCGCGTGCACCGTCACCGTTCGAACGTGCTGACCGAAGAGCAGCTGCGCAACTACGACTGCCCTATTCAACTCGTTTCGCACGGCCACATTCCCCACACCGTGCTGGAGCACCACCCGGGGGACGGATGCTGCGACCACGATTCTGTCCGATAA
- a CDS encoding metal ABC transporter solute-binding protein, Zn/Mn family produces the protein MRKIATYLSAIMLLTACITNNRQNNRILYVSIQPLQSLVDSIVGGDFEVEVLVPAGASPETFEPTPRQFVELNEAQLIFNVGLIDFETSLLGKIEQQEKVIDLSRGIDLIEGSCSHSSHGHNHTHGVDPHVWTSPKALQKMAANAFEAIRKAYPDSVKYETNYNRLQKELQALDARTAEKIARSGIEYFIVYHPALTYYARDYGLRQVAIEADGKEPSARQLTAIIRQAREDGVRRIFYQKQFPASTVEVIARDIDAEYVAIDPLDRDAIANIDTITDLITAK, from the coding sequence ATGCGTAAAATTGCGACATATCTGTCAGCAATCATGCTGCTGACGGCCTGCATAACGAATAACCGGCAGAATAACAGAATTTTATACGTTTCGATACAACCGCTGCAAAGTCTTGTGGACAGCATTGTCGGCGGAGATTTCGAAGTCGAAGTACTCGTGCCCGCCGGAGCCAGTCCCGAGACGTTCGAACCTACGCCCAGACAATTTGTGGAGCTAAACGAAGCGCAACTTATTTTCAATGTGGGACTTATCGACTTCGAAACCTCGCTGTTGGGCAAAATCGAACAACAGGAGAAAGTCATCGACCTGAGCCGCGGAATCGACCTGATCGAAGGCTCTTGTTCGCACAGCAGCCACGGACACAATCATACGCACGGTGTCGATCCCCATGTCTGGACCTCCCCGAAGGCGTTGCAGAAGATGGCGGCAAACGCTTTCGAAGCCATTCGCAAAGCCTATCCCGATTCGGTGAAATACGAAACCAATTATAACCGGTTGCAGAAAGAGTTACAAGCATTGGACGCTCGCACGGCGGAGAAAATCGCACGGAGCGGCATCGAATATTTCATCGTCTACCACCCCGCCCTCACCTATTATGCCCGCGACTACGGGCTGCGGCAAGTCGCCATCGAAGCAGACGGTAAGGAGCCCTCGGCCAGGCAGTTGACGGCGATCATCCGGCAAGCCCGGGAGGATGGAGTCCGCCGGATATTCTACCAAAAGCAATTCCCGGCATCGACCGTGGAGGTCATAGCCCGAGACATCGACGCCGAATACGTGGCGATTGATCCGCTGGACCGGGACGCCATAGCGAACATCGACACGATAACCGACTTAATCACCGCAAAATGA
- a CDS encoding class II fructose-bisphosphate aldolase: MVSYKELGLVNTREMFAKAIKGGYAIPAFNFNNMEQMQAIISACVEASSPVILQVSSGARKYANQTLLRYMAQGAVEYAKELGKNIPICLHLDHGNSFELCKSCIDMGFSSVMIDGSHLPYDENVALTKQVVDYAHQFDVTVEGELGVLAGVEDEVSAEHHTYTDPADVIDFVSKTGVDSLAISIGTSHGANKFKPEQCTRNAEGILVPPELRFDILAEIEKKLPGFPIVLHGSSSVPQEYVKIINTHGGALKDAVGIPEEQLRRAAKSAVCKINIDSDGRLAMTAAIRKIFVDQPAEFDPRKYLGPARDELKKLYMHKCESVLGSAGQA; this comes from the coding sequence ATGGTATCGTACAAAGAATTGGGACTTGTGAACACCCGTGAGATGTTCGCAAAAGCCATCAAGGGCGGTTATGCCATCCCGGCATTCAACTTCAACAACATGGAGCAGATGCAGGCCATCATCTCGGCTTGCGTGGAGGCTTCGTCGCCGGTCATCCTCCAGGTTTCGTCGGGCGCACGCAAATACGCCAACCAGACGCTGCTGCGCTACATGGCACAGGGCGCCGTCGAGTATGCCAAGGAGCTGGGCAAAAACATTCCCATCTGCCTGCACCTCGACCACGGCAACTCGTTCGAGTTGTGCAAGAGCTGCATCGACATGGGCTTTTCGTCGGTGATGATCGACGGTTCGCACCTGCCCTACGACGAAAACGTAGCCCTCACCAAGCAGGTCGTAGACTACGCACACCAGTTCGACGTAACGGTCGAGGGTGAGCTGGGCGTGCTGGCCGGCGTCGAGGACGAGGTTTCGGCCGAGCACCACACCTATACCGACCCCGCCGACGTGATCGACTTCGTATCGAAGACCGGCGTAGATTCGCTGGCCATCTCGATCGGCACGTCGCACGGCGCCAACAAGTTCAAGCCCGAGCAGTGCACCCGCAACGCCGAGGGTATCCTCGTTCCGCCCGAACTGCGTTTCGACATCCTGGCCGAGATCGAGAAGAAGCTCCCCGGCTTCCCCATCGTGCTGCACGGATCGTCGTCCGTACCGCAGGAGTACGTGAAGATCATCAACACGCACGGCGGTGCGCTCAAGGATGCCGTAGGTATTCCCGAGGAGCAGCTTCGCCGCGCCGCCAAGAGCGCAGTCTGCAAGATCAACATCGACTCGGACGGCCGTCTGGCCATGACCGCAGCCATCCGCAAGATCTTCGTAGACCAGCCCGCAGAGTTCGACCCCCGCAAATACCTGGGCCCGGCCCGCGACGAGCTGAAGAAGCTCTACATGCACAAATGCGAAAGCGTCCTGGGTTCGGCCGGACAGGCTTAA
- a CDS encoding fumarate hydratase: MADFIYQEPFPVGEDKTQYRLLTKDYVKVVECDGRKILKVDPAGLELLSKAAYSDVSFYLRAAHLQKLRNILDDPEATDNDKFVAYTMLLNQVVAAEGELPTCQDTGTAICIGHKGEDVYTGADDAKCIAKGVYETYKDRNLRYSQVVPFTMTEEKNSGTNLPAQIDIYGGHPGMEYEFLFITKGGGSANKTFLYQQTKALLNEKSLTDFIKTHIFDLGTSACPPYHLAICIGGTSAEMCLSTVKKASAGYLDELPTSGNEGGRCFRDLEWEEKVLRICQQSGVGAQFGGKYLVHDVRVIRAPRHAASCPVAIGVSCSADRNIKAKITPEGIFLEELEKNPARFLPKEAPGMSPAVEIDLDEGMDKVREILSKYPIKTRLNLKGTLIVARDIAHARIKQMIDEGKPMPEYFKKHPVYYAGPAKTPDGMASGSFGPTTAGRMDPYVDLFQSLGGSLVMVAKGNRTQQVTDACKKYGGFYLGSIGGPAAILAKNSIKSVEVVDFPELGMEAVRKIYVEDFPAFIIVDDKGNDFFADFKH; the protein is encoded by the coding sequence ATGGCTGATTTCATTTATCAGGAGCCGTTCCCCGTCGGGGAAGACAAAACCCAGTACCGTCTGCTGACGAAGGATTATGTGAAAGTCGTCGAGTGCGACGGCCGCAAGATCCTCAAGGTCGACCCCGCAGGCCTCGAACTCTTGTCCAAAGCCGCGTACAGCGACGTGTCGTTCTACCTGCGCGCCGCCCACCTGCAGAAATTGCGCAACATCCTCGATGATCCCGAGGCCACCGACAACGACAAGTTCGTGGCTTACACCATGCTGCTCAACCAGGTCGTTGCGGCCGAGGGCGAACTTCCCACATGCCAGGATACCGGCACGGCCATCTGCATCGGCCACAAGGGCGAGGACGTCTATACGGGCGCCGACGATGCGAAATGCATTGCCAAGGGCGTGTACGAGACCTACAAAGACCGCAACCTGCGCTATTCGCAGGTCGTGCCTTTCACGATGACCGAGGAGAAGAATTCCGGTACGAACCTCCCGGCACAGATCGACATTTACGGCGGCCATCCCGGCATGGAGTACGAATTTCTCTTCATTACCAAGGGCGGCGGTTCGGCCAACAAGACCTTCCTCTACCAGCAGACCAAGGCGCTGCTGAACGAGAAATCGCTGACCGATTTCATCAAGACCCATATCTTCGACCTCGGTACGTCGGCCTGCCCGCCCTACCACCTGGCCATCTGCATCGGCGGTACGTCGGCCGAGATGTGCCTCTCGACCGTGAAGAAGGCTTCGGCCGGCTACCTCGACGAGTTGCCCACTTCGGGCAACGAGGGCGGCCGCTGCTTCCGTGACCTGGAGTGGGAGGAGAAGGTGCTCAGGATCTGCCAGCAGAGCGGTGTCGGCGCCCAGTTCGGCGGCAAGTACCTCGTGCACGACGTGCGCGTGATCCGTGCCCCGCGCCATGCGGCTTCATGCCCCGTGGCCATCGGCGTGAGCTGCTCGGCAGACCGTAACATCAAGGCCAAGATCACCCCGGAGGGCATCTTCCTCGAAGAACTGGAGAAGAACCCCGCGCGTTTCCTGCCCAAGGAGGCGCCCGGCATGTCGCCCGCCGTGGAGATCGACCTCGACGAAGGCATGGACAAGGTTCGCGAGATCCTCTCGAAATACCCGATCAAGACGCGCCTGAACCTGAAAGGCACGCTCATCGTGGCCCGCGACATCGCCCATGCGCGCATCAAGCAGATGATCGACGAGGGCAAGCCGATGCCCGAATATTTCAAGAAACACCCGGTGTACTATGCCGGGCCGGCCAAGACCCCGGACGGCATGGCCTCGGGATCGTTCGGCCCCACGACGGCCGGGCGCATGGATCCTTACGTCGACCTGTTCCAGTCGCTGGGCGGTTCGCTGGTGATGGTGGCCAAGGGCAACCGCACGCAGCAGGTGACCGATGCCTGCAAGAAGTACGGCGGGTTCTACCTCGGTTCGATCGGCGGCCCGGCGGCGATCCTGGCCAAGAACTCCATCAAATCGGTCGAGGTCGTGGACTTCCCCGAGCTGGGCATGGAGGCCGTCCGCAAGATCTACGTCGAGGATTTCCCGGCGTTCATCATCGTCGATGACAAAGGCAACGATTTTTTTGCCGATTTCAAGCATTAA
- a CDS encoding BatD family protein — MRDFIAKISLTALFVLAIFSASAAEKVTFEANSPLTVAVGEPFRVEFALNAMPDDGTFKAPAFEGFDVIAGPAEARGQSIQIVNNAMTRVINYTITYVLVPQGAGNVTVGAAEIAVEGTTYRTKPLAIEVVDEGKAPGGGGSAAGGQPQRREEASSESAAQSKVAKDDILLRAIVSRTSVFKGEPLRVTFKLYERVPVVGYNDVKFPSFNGFWAQELNTENARRERETFNGKVYETLVAKEYLLYPQQAGTLVIEPAEITAVAQVIIQSRRSLDPFFGGGHDFVNVPRKVQSPRINVTVKPLPAGAPASFSGAVGSFTMDAVLPPDRLAANSAATYTVKISGTGNLTFVQAPKLTLPASFEQYNVKTTESINASAAGISGYRQFEYPFIARAEGTYDVEPVEFSYFDPARMQYMTLRSRPLELEITPDAKGGGGDAYVVQGRGMSKEEVKMLGQDIRFIKLGNAQLRPVREPFLFGAAYWGLLVGILALFTAVYVALRKQIRESQNAALVRGKRANKVAVQRFRVAKRYMEEQNRHAFYEEMLRALWGYMGDKFNIPVANLTKENVREELHKRGVSAEESQRFTSIITKCDEAQYSPAASAQMSEVYAEGVDIISRIEAVIKR, encoded by the coding sequence ATGAGAGATTTCATTGCGAAAATATCCCTGACGGCACTCTTCGTGCTGGCGATCTTCTCGGCATCGGCTGCCGAGAAGGTCACTTTTGAGGCTAATTCTCCGCTGACGGTCGCTGTCGGCGAACCGTTCCGCGTGGAATTCGCCCTCAACGCCATGCCCGACGACGGCACGTTCAAGGCTCCCGCATTCGAGGGGTTCGACGTGATTGCCGGGCCTGCGGAGGCCCGGGGGCAGTCGATCCAGATCGTCAACAATGCGATGACGCGGGTTATCAACTACACGATCACCTACGTGCTCGTGCCGCAGGGCGCAGGCAACGTTACGGTCGGCGCCGCCGAGATAGCGGTCGAGGGTACGACCTACCGTACCAAGCCGCTGGCGATCGAGGTGGTGGACGAGGGCAAGGCGCCGGGAGGCGGCGGTTCCGCCGCCGGCGGACAGCCGCAGCGCCGGGAGGAAGCCTCCTCCGAGAGTGCGGCGCAGAGCAAGGTCGCCAAGGACGACATCCTGCTGCGGGCCATCGTATCGCGGACTTCGGTTTTCAAAGGCGAGCCGCTGCGCGTGACCTTCAAGCTTTACGAACGGGTTCCGGTAGTGGGGTATAACGATGTGAAATTCCCTTCGTTCAACGGCTTCTGGGCCCAGGAACTCAATACCGAGAACGCCCGCCGCGAACGCGAAACCTTCAACGGCAAGGTCTACGAGACGCTCGTAGCCAAAGAGTACCTGCTCTATCCGCAGCAAGCCGGTACGCTCGTCATCGAGCCCGCCGAGATCACCGCCGTGGCGCAGGTCATCATCCAGAGCCGCCGCAGCCTCGATCCCTTCTTCGGGGGAGGTCACGATTTCGTGAACGTGCCCCGCAAGGTGCAGAGCCCGCGGATAAACGTCACGGTCAAACCGCTGCCGGCGGGCGCCCCCGCCAGCTTCAGCGGCGCCGTGGGCAGTTTCACGATGGATGCGGTGCTGCCGCCCGACCGGCTGGCAGCCAATTCTGCGGCGACCTATACGGTGAAGATCTCCGGTACGGGCAACCTCACGTTCGTGCAGGCTCCCAAGTTGACGCTGCCCGCCTCGTTCGAGCAGTATAACGTCAAGACGACCGAGTCGATCAACGCCTCGGCGGCCGGGATTTCCGGCTACCGCCAGTTTGAATACCCCTTCATCGCACGCGCCGAAGGCACGTACGACGTCGAGCCCGTCGAATTCAGCTATTTCGACCCGGCGCGCATGCAGTACATGACGCTGCGCTCGCGTCCGCTCGAACTGGAGATCACGCCCGATGCCAAGGGCGGCGGAGGCGATGCCTATGTCGTGCAGGGACGCGGCATGTCCAAGGAGGAGGTCAAGATGCTCGGGCAGGACATCCGTTTCATCAAGCTGGGCAATGCCCAGTTGCGCCCGGTGCGCGAGCCGTTCCTTTTCGGGGCTGCCTACTGGGGGCTGCTGGTGGGAATTCTGGCGCTCTTCACGGCGGTCTACGTGGCGCTGCGCAAGCAGATCCGCGAATCACAGAACGCCGCCCTGGTGCGGGGCAAGCGTGCCAACAAGGTCGCCGTGCAGCGTTTCAGGGTCGCCAAGCGTTATATGGAGGAGCAGAACCGCCATGCGTTCTACGAGGAGATGCTCCGGGCATTGTGGGGGTACATGGGCGACAAGTTCAACATCCCGGTGGCCAACCTCACCAAGGAGAACGTCCGCGAGGAGCTGCACAAGCGCGGCGTGTCGGCCGAAGAGTCGCAGCGCTTCACGTCCATTATCACCAAGTGCGACGAGGCGCAGTATTCGCCCGCGGCATCGGCACAGATGAGCGAGGTGTACGCCGAGGGCGTGGACATCATTTCCCGAATCGAAGCGGTGATAAAAAGATAA
- a CDS encoding tetratricopeptide repeat protein: MKRIIGCFLLSLGLAAVSFAQEPADSLQQVSREVPAGVQAPGEQTAEQLWDKANTAYINGDFHAAADAYEELLSRGVSSMKLYYNLGNAYFKDDRIGKAILYYNRALRLAPGNDDIRYNLSVAEARTKDNIEDIPEFFFVTWMRDIRHTMGCTAWSLLSLALLACMLGLFLVYLLAQRISLRKAGFYGTVVAALLFMLTTWFAVGERREMLDDTSAVVMTASTAVKSSPDKSSTDLFVLHEGTVVTITDRLDGWCEVVIADGKKGWVEGRKIEII; this comes from the coding sequence ATGAAACGAATAATCGGATGTTTTCTGTTGTCGCTGGGCCTGGCCGCAGTATCCTTTGCGCAGGAGCCTGCCGACAGCCTGCAACAGGTTTCGCGGGAAGTCCCCGCCGGGGTGCAGGCCCCCGGGGAGCAGACTGCGGAACAGTTGTGGGACAAAGCCAATACGGCCTATATCAACGGCGATTTCCATGCGGCCGCCGATGCCTACGAGGAGTTGCTTTCGCGCGGGGTGAGCTCCATGAAACTCTATTATAACCTGGGCAATGCCTATTTCAAGGACGACCGTATCGGCAAGGCCATCCTCTATTACAACCGGGCGTTGCGCCTTGCGCCGGGCAACGACGACATCCGTTACAACCTGAGCGTCGCCGAGGCCCGCACGAAAGATAACATCGAGGACATCCCCGAGTTCTTCTTCGTCACGTGGATGCGCGACATCCGCCACACGATGGGGTGCACGGCGTGGAGCCTGCTTTCGCTCGCACTGCTGGCCTGTATGCTGGGGCTGTTCCTGGTCTACCTGCTGGCACAGCGCATTTCGCTGCGCAAGGCGGGTTTCTACGGCACGGTCGTCGCGGCGCTGCTGTTCATGCTGACCACGTGGTTCGCCGTGGGGGAGCGCCGTGAGATGCTCGACGATACTTCGGCCGTGGTGATGACCGCCTCCACGGCGGTGAAGAGTTCGCCCGACAAGTCGTCGACCGACCTCTTCGTGCTGCACGAGGGTACGGTCGTGACGATCACCGACCGCCTCGACGGGTGGTGCGAGGTCGTGATCGCCGACGGCAAGAAAGGCTGGGTCGAAGGACGGAAAATCGAAATCATCTGA